In one Gracilinanus agilis isolate LMUSP501 chromosome 6, AgileGrace, whole genome shotgun sequence genomic region, the following are encoded:
- the LOC123251738 gene encoding olfactory receptor 5M10-like, giving the protein MPHLNHTKVTEFILLGLTEDPELQKILFVVFLVIYIITLVGNVGMIMLIYNSPRLHTPMYFFLSHLSFVDLCYSSNITPQMLVHFLSERKAISYAGCFTQCLSFIALVITEFYILASMAIDCYVAISSPLHYSTKMNQNVCLCLVIVPYVYGFLNGLSQTLLTFHLSFCGPNEINHFYCADPPLILLACSDVYVKKMAMFIVAGFTLLSSLLTILCSYIFIFAAILRIKSAEGRQKAFSTCGSHLTSVILFYGTLFCMYLRPPSEQSVEESKTIAVFYTFVSPMLNPLIYSLRNKDVIEAMKKVFQGKIFTKMEG; this is encoded by the coding sequence ATGCCTCATCTAAACCATACTAAGGTGACTGAATTTATCCTCCTGGGACTAACTGAGGACCCAGAACTTCAGAAAATCCTTTTTGTAGTCTTCTTGGTGATCTACATCATCACCCTGGTGGGGAATGTGGGTATGATCATGTTGATCTATAACAGTCCTCGACTCCACACTCCTATGTACTTTTTCCTCAGTCATCTCTCCTTTGTGGATTTGTGTTACTCCTCCAACATCACTCCTCAGATGCTAGTCCATTTCCTCTCAGAGAGAAAGGCCATCTCCTATGCAGGATGTTTCACCCAGTGTCTTTCCTTCATTGCCCTGGTGATTACAGAGTTTTACATCCTTGCTTCAATGGCTATTGATTGCTACGTGGCCATCAGCAGCCCCCTGCATTACAGCACCAAAATGAACCAAAATGTCTGCCTCTGCCTGGTCATTGTCCCCTATGTCTATGGCTTCCTGAATGGTCTTTCTCAGACTCTGCTGACTTTCCATTTGTCCTTCTGTGGACCCAATGAAATTAATCACTTCTACTGTGCTGACCCTCCTCTCATACTATTGGCTTGCTCTGATGTCTATGTTAAAAAAATGGCCATGTTCATAGTAGCTGGCTTTACTCTCTTAAGCTCTCTCCTCACCATTCTATGTTCTTACATTTTCATCTTTGCTGCCATTTTAAGAATCAAATCTGCTGAAGGCAGACAAAAGGCCTTCTCTACCTGTGGGTCCCATCTTAcctctgtcattctcttctatgggACCCTTTTCTGCATGTACTTAAGACCTCCTTCTGAGCAGTCTGTAGAAGAATCCAAAACAATTGCTGTCTTTTATACCTTTGTGAGTCCCATGTTAAATCCCTTAATCTACAGTCTcagaaataaagatgtcattgaGGCCATGAAGAAAGTATTCCAGggaaaaatattcacaaaaatggAAGGATGA
- the LOC123251574 gene encoding olfactory receptor 1020-like produces MVWHNHSTVTQFILLGFTNHPELRHILFVVFFLIYVVSVVGNLGMILLIVIDSQLHSPMYFFLGNLSFVDFCYSSVITPNMLINFWVEKQIISWSGCATQFFFFGSFAGIEGFLLAVMAYDRYVAICIPLHYTTTMSQRFNIILVSGTYLAGFANAAIHTALTFKLSFCGSNIINHFFCDTPPLLKLSCSDTHVNELVIFAFASFNELSCLLTIIVSYLYVIVAILRIRSAEGRYKAFSTCASHLMAVTIFFGTILFMYLRPSSSYSMDQDKVVSVFYTVVIPMLNPLIYSLRNKEVKASFRKVFILKSSSSF; encoded by the coding sequence ATGGTGTGGCATAATCACAGCACAGTGACCCAATTCATTCTCCTGGGATTCACCAACCATCCAGAGCTACGACACATCCTCTTTGTGGTGTTCTTCTTAATCTATGTGGTCAGTGTGGTGGGAAACCTGGGGATGATCCTACTGATTGTGATTGATTCACAACTTCACAGCCCAATGTACTTTTTTCTGGGCAATTTGTCCTTTGTGGACTTTTGTTACTCCTCTGTCATTACCCCCAACATGCTCATAAACTTTTGGGTGGAGAAGCAGATCATTTCATGGAGTGGTTGTGCCactcaatttttcttctttggttccTTTGCTGGCATAGAGGGTTTTCTGCTGGCTGTGATGGCTTATGACCGCTATGTGGCAATCTGCATCCCCTTGCATTATACCACCACCATGTCCCAGAGGTTCAATATCATACTGGTGTCGGGCACTTACCTGGCAGGTTTTGCCAATGCAGCAATACATACAGCTTTAACTTTTAAGCTGTCCTTCTGTGGCTCTAATATCATCAACCATTTTTTCTGTGATACTCCACCTCTCTTGAAACTTTCCTGCTCAGATACTCATGTGAATGAACTAGTCATTTTTGCTTTTGCCAGTTTTAATGAATTAAGTTGCCTCTTGACTATCATTGTTTCTTATCTATATGTCATTGTTGCCATTTTGAGGATACGCTCAGCTGAGGGGAGATACAAAGCCTTCTCCACTTGTGCCTCCCACCTGATGGCTGTCACCATCTTCTTTGGGACAATTCTCTTCATGTACCTGCGACCCAGCTCTAGCTACTCAATGGACCAAGATAAAGTGGTGTCCGTGTTCTACACAGTGGTGATTCCCATGCTGAACCCCCTGATCTATAGTCTGAGGAACAAAGAGGTGAAAGCTTCCTTCAGGAAAGTCTTCATACTAAAATCTTCATCCTCTTTTTAG
- the LOC123252669 gene encoding olfactory receptor 5M10-like: MSSQNITKVSEFILLGLTEDPELQKILFVVFLVIYVITLVGNLGMIILIHNSPQLHTPMYFFLSHLSFVDLCYSSNITPQMLIHFLSERKAISYAGCFTQCLSFIALVITEFYILASMAIDRYVAISSPLHYSTKMNQNVCLCLVIVPYVYGFLNGLSQALLTFHLSFCGPNEINHFYCADPPLILLACSDVYVKKMAMFIVAGFTLSSSLFTILCSYVFIFAAILRIKSAEGRQKAFSTCASHLIAVTLFYGTLFCMYLRPPSEHSVEESKTIAVFYTFVSPMLNPMIYSLRNKDVIEAMKKMFQRKLFMKMSGCIT; this comes from the coding sequence ATGTCTTCACAGAACATCACCAAGGTATCTGAATTTATCCTCCTGGGACTAACTGAGGACCCAGAACTTCAGAAAATCCTTTTTGTAGTCTTCCTAGTGATCTACGTCATTACTCTGGTAGGGAATCTGGGTATGATCATTCTGATTCATAACAGTCCACAACTCCACACTCCCATGTACTTTTTCCTCAGTCATCTCTCCTTTGTGGATTTGTGTTACTCCTCCAACATCACTCCTCAGATGCTAATCCATTTCCTCTCAGAGAGAAAGGCCATCTCCTATGCAGGATGTTTCACCCAGTGTCTTTCCTTCATTGCCCTGGTGATTACAGAGTTTTATATCCTTGCTTCAATGGCCATTGATCGTTATGTGGCAATCAGCAGCCCCCTGCATTACAGTACCAAAATGAACCAAAATGTCTGCCTCTGCCTGGTCATTGTCCCCTATGTCTATGGCTTCCTGAATGGTCTTTCTCAGGCTCTGCTGACCTTCCATTTGTCATTCTGTGGACCCAATGAAATTAATCACTTCTACTGTGCTGACCCTCCTCTCATACTATTGGCTTGCTCTGATGTCTATGTTAAAAAAATGGCCATGTTCATAGTAGCTGGCTTTACTCTCTCAAGCTCTCTCTTTACAATTCTCTGTTCTTATGTTTTTATCTTTGCTGCCATTTTGAGAATCAAATCAGCTGAAGGCAGACAAAAGGCCTTTTCCACCTGTGCATCTCATCTAATAGCAGTGACTCTGTTTTATGGGACCCTCTTCTGCATGTACTTAAGACCTCCCTCTGAGCATTCAGTGGAGGAATCCAAAACTATTGCTGTCTTTTATACCTTTGTGAGCCCCATGCTAAATCCCATGATCTATAGCCTCAGAAATAAGGATGTCATTGAGGCCATGAAGAAGATGTTCCAGAGAAAACTCTTCATGAAAATGTCAGGATGTATTACATAG
- the LOC123252668 gene encoding olfactory receptor 1020-like, with amino-acid sequence RYMGEIKVRNQTEVTEFVLLGLSDNPKLQLILFVIFLFIYTATMVGNLGMILLIKIEPRLHTPMYFFLSNLSFVDSSYSSSITPKTLVNLLDENKAISFNGCAAQFFFFGSFVGIECFLLAIMAYDRYVAICYPLLYSVIMSERICLMLVISAFLGGFSNAAVHTGMTFKLSFCGSNLINHFYCDTPPLLKLSCSDTYINGMLIMIFSSFIVISCVLMILISYLFILVTILRMRSAEGRSKAFSTCASHLMAVTIYFGTILFMYSRPTSSYSMQQDKVVSVFYTVIIPMLNPFIYSLKNKDVKDALKKVLQRHMT; translated from the coding sequence AGATACATGGGTGAAATCAAGGTGCGGAATCAAACAGAGGTGACTGAATTTGTCCTGTTAGGACTCTCAGACAATCCCAAACTTCAACTTATCCTCTTTGTCATATTCCTCTTCATCTACACAGCCACCATGGTGGGCAATTTGGGCATGATCCTGTTAATCAAAATTGAGCCTAGACTCCATACCCCCATGTATTTCTTCCTCAGCAATTTGTCTTTTGTGGACTCATCTTACTCCTCTTCAATCACTCCCAAGACGCTGGTAAACCTCTTGGATGAGAACAAAGCCATCTCCTTCAATGGTTGTGCAGCTCAGTTtttcttctttggctcatttgTGGGTATTGAGTGTTTCCTCTTAGCAATCATGGCATATGATCGCTATGTGGCCATCTGCTATCCACTATTATACTCTGTTATCATGTCAGAAAGAATTTGTCTCATGCTTGTCATTTCTGCATTTTTGGGTGGTTTTAGTAATGCAGCTGTTCATACTGGTATGACCTTCAAGTTGTCCTTTTGTGGCTCCAATCTGATTAATCATTTTTACTGTGATACACCACCCCTCCTGAAACTCTCTTGTTCAGATACTTATATCAATGGGATGCTCatcatgattttctccagcttcattGTCATCAGTTGTGTATTGATGATCCTCATCTCTTACCTTTTTATCCTTGTCACCATCTTGAGGATGAGGTCTGCTGAGGGTAGGAGCAAAGCTTTCTCCACCTGTGCCTCCCACTTAATGGCTGTCACCATTTACTTTGGGACCATTCTTTTCATGTATTCACGTCCCACCTCTAGTTACTCAATGCAGCAAGATAAGGTAGTCTCTGTATTTTATACAGTGATTATTCCCATGCTCAATCCCTTTATATAcagcttaaaaaacaaagatgTGAAAGATGCCCTGAAGAAGGTTTTACAGAGACATATGACTTAG